A genomic window from Acinetobacter lwoffii includes:
- a CDS encoding ATP phosphoribosyltransferase regulatory subunit, producing the protein MPISETWLLPDGVADVLPEQAQVIESLRRKSLDFLASRGYQLVYTPFIEYIESLSSLSESNQDLDLATFKVIDQLSGRLLGVRADMTPQVARIDAHVHPVEGVARYCYAGTVLHTKPRGFNTSRAPLQLGAELFGSDSIDADVEMVDLMISLIQETGLADGIHLDLGHVGLFRSLVAQAGLNKVAEQQLSDLYQRKALPELEEFTADLKFGQDFYALGRYASDLDALQAHLSAEVLANPAFTQAFNVLQTTKDEVQTRWPNLSIGIDVVELRSYHYHTGLMYAVYAPNRAAALAQGGRYDGIGEHFGRARPATGFSCDLYALSAGQFDAVQVVVAPKGTDAELLNAIQNIRAQGLSVIQLLGNDDLNSIPYATHLLVNANGEWTVKTI; encoded by the coding sequence TTATTACCTGATGGTGTAGCTGATGTATTACCAGAACAAGCGCAAGTTATTGAAAGTCTGCGCCGTAAATCACTGGATTTCCTTGCATCTCGAGGTTATCAGCTGGTGTACACGCCATTCATTGAATACATCGAATCTCTATCTTCTCTCTCAGAATCGAATCAAGATTTAGACTTAGCCACTTTTAAAGTAATCGATCAGCTTTCTGGTCGTTTGCTTGGTGTGCGTGCCGATATGACACCACAAGTGGCTCGTATTGATGCGCATGTACATCCAGTGGAAGGTGTAGCACGTTACTGCTATGCAGGAACCGTTCTGCATACCAAGCCTCGCGGTTTTAACACTTCGCGTGCGCCACTACAGTTAGGTGCGGAGCTATTTGGTTCAGACAGCATCGATGCCGATGTAGAAATGGTCGACTTGATGATCAGTCTGATTCAGGAAACAGGTCTGGCAGATGGTATTCATCTGGACTTAGGTCATGTCGGTTTATTCCGCAGTCTGGTGGCTCAAGCAGGCTTGAACAAAGTCGCTGAACAGCAATTATCTGATTTATACCAACGCAAGGCTTTGCCAGAATTAGAAGAATTCACGGCAGACCTGAAATTTGGTCAGGATTTTTATGCCCTTGGACGCTATGCCAGCGACCTGGATGCATTGCAAGCGCATTTAAGTGCTGAAGTGTTGGCGAATCCAGCATTTACGCAGGCTTTTAATGTTTTGCAAACCACCAAAGATGAAGTTCAAACCCGTTGGCCAAACTTGAGTATTGGTATTGATGTGGTTGAATTACGTTCATACCATTATCATACTGGCCTGATGTATGCAGTCTATGCACCGAACCGTGCAGCTGCACTGGCACAAGGTGGCCGTTATGATGGCATTGGTGAGCATTTTGGCCGCGCGCGTCCGGCAACCGGTTTCTCTTGTGACTTATATGCTTTAAGCGCAGGTCAGTTTGATGCGGTACAGGTCGTGGTTGCACCTAAAGGCACTGATGCAGAACTTCTGAATGCAATTCAGAACATTCGCGCACAAGGCTTAAGTGTAATTCAGTTACTGGGTAATGATGATTTAAACTCGATTCCATATGCAACGCACCTGCTGGTGAATGCGAATGGTGAGTGGACAGTCAAAACGATTTAA
- a CDS encoding adenylosuccinate synthase: protein MGKNVVVLGTQWGDEGKGKIVDLLTDQAAAVVRYQGGHNAGHTLVVGGKKTVLHLIPSGILRENVLCLIGNGVVLSPEALIKEMDILEKEGVPVKERLRISPNCPLILPNHIALDQAREKKRGNAKIGTTGRGIGPAYEDKVARRAVRVADLVRGGEHLTAQLTELLDYHNFQLTEYYGVEAVKLEDVLALCDEWRKVVAPLVVDVTTELHNYRKNGDNIMFEGAQGSLLDVDHGTYPYVTSSNTTAGGVSSGSGLGPLHLDYVLGITKAYTTRVGAGPFPTELVYDAANDTGDAIGKHLGTIGNEFGASTGRQRRCGWFDAEILRRSVDVNSLSGICLTKLDVLDGLEEVKICVGYEAADSGCVGSSDALAFETLKPIYETMPGWSESTFGAKSLDQLPEAALNYVKRLEQLIECPIDIISTGPDREETIVLRHPFDA, encoded by the coding sequence ATGGGCAAGAATGTTGTGGTACTTGGTACCCAATGGGGCGACGAAGGTAAAGGTAAAATCGTCGACCTGCTCACAGATCAAGCGGCAGCGGTAGTTCGTTATCAAGGCGGACATAACGCAGGTCACACTCTTGTGGTTGGTGGTAAGAAAACTGTCTTACACCTCATTCCATCAGGTATTTTACGTGAAAACGTATTGTGCTTAATTGGTAACGGTGTTGTTCTTTCTCCTGAAGCGCTCATCAAAGAGATGGACATTCTTGAAAAAGAAGGCGTTCCTGTTAAAGAACGTTTACGCATTTCTCCAAACTGTCCATTGATTCTTCCGAACCACATCGCACTTGATCAGGCGCGTGAGAAAAAACGTGGTAATGCGAAGATTGGTACGACAGGTCGTGGTATCGGTCCTGCATACGAAGACAAAGTAGCACGTCGCGCAGTACGTGTTGCTGACCTAGTACGTGGTGGTGAACATCTTACTGCTCAGTTAACTGAACTTCTGGACTACCATAACTTCCAGCTGACTGAATACTACGGTGTTGAAGCAGTTAAACTGGAAGATGTGCTGGCACTTTGCGACGAATGGCGTAAAGTTGTTGCGCCACTGGTTGTGGATGTGACCACTGAATTGCATAACTACCGTAAAAACGGTGACAATATCATGTTCGAAGGCGCGCAAGGTTCACTTCTTGACGTTGACCACGGTACATATCCGTATGTAACGTCTTCGAATACAACTGCTGGTGGCGTAAGCTCTGGTTCAGGTCTGGGTCCTTTGCACCTTGACTATGTACTGGGTATTACTAAAGCGTACACCACGCGTGTAGGTGCAGGTCCATTCCCAACTGAGTTGGTGTATGACGCTGCAAATGACACAGGTGATGCGATTGGTAAACACCTCGGTACGATTGGTAATGAATTTGGTGCCTCTACTGGCCGTCAACGTCGTTGTGGCTGGTTCGATGCTGAAATCCTACGCCGTTCAGTTGACGTAAACTCACTTTCTGGTATTTGCCTGACTAAACTTGACGTTCTTGACGGTTTAGAAGAAGTGAAAATCTGTGTGGGTTATGAAGCCGCAGATTCTGGTTGTGTTGGTTCTTCTGATGCGCTTGCATTCGAAACTTTAAAACCGATTTACGAAACTATGCCAGGCTGGTCTGAGTCAACTTTCGGTGCGAAATCACTGGATCAGTTGCCAGAAGCTGCATTGAACTATGTAAAACGTCTTGAGCAATTGATTGAATGTCCGATCGACATCATTTCAACAGGTCCAGACCGTGAAGAAACCATTGTTCTTCGCCACCCGTTTGATGCTTAA
- a CDS encoding M48 family metallopeptidase, whose protein sequence is MKNKLLLSMAAATVVTLSGCTTIADMAGADTATLNASASQSYNAMVNDAKNKGQLDTSSATYKRINNVFNRLKPVANQMNQTGTAFQWQLAVLKSDQVNAFVAPGGKVVFYTGIVNKLNLTDAEIAAIMGHEMVHALEEHSKQKIGAQALTDLALGIGLNAAGVGQGGAAAAQLGSQIGIGLPYSRNLESRADQGGLMLMARAGYNPNAAITLWEKMNKLGGGSGATFLSTHPSNSQRIGQMRQQLPAAMQIYNQKK, encoded by the coding sequence ATGAAGAATAAACTTTTATTGAGTATGGCGGCTGCTACAGTCGTCACATTATCAGGTTGTACCACCATTGCCGATATGGCAGGGGCAGATACTGCGACCTTAAATGCATCTGCGAGCCAAAGCTATAATGCCATGGTCAATGATGCGAAAAACAAAGGTCAACTGGATACCAGTTCAGCGACCTATAAGCGGATTAATAATGTATTTAACCGTTTGAAACCGGTTGCTAACCAGATGAATCAAACTGGTACGGCATTCCAGTGGCAATTGGCTGTGCTCAAATCTGACCAGGTCAACGCCTTTGTTGCCCCGGGTGGTAAAGTCGTATTCTATACTGGTATCGTGAATAAACTGAATCTGACTGATGCTGAAATTGCAGCGATTATGGGTCATGAAATGGTGCATGCCTTAGAAGAGCATTCTAAGCAGAAAATCGGTGCTCAGGCCCTGACTGATCTGGCTTTAGGTATTGGCTTGAATGCAGCAGGTGTGGGTCAAGGTGGCGCTGCAGCCGCACAATTGGGTAGTCAGATCGGTATTGGCTTGCCATACTCGCGTAATTTGGAAAGCCGTGCTGACCAAGGCGGTTTAATGCTGATGGCGCGCGCAGGTTATAACCCGAATGCAGCCATTACCCTGTGGGAAAAAATGAACAAACTTGGTGGCGGCAGTGGTGCAACCTTCCTGTCTACGCATCCATCGAATAGTCAGCGTATTGGGCAAATGCGTCAACAATTGCCAGCAGCGATGCAGATTTATAACCAAAAAAAATAA
- the slyD gene encoding peptidylprolyl isomerase: protein MTAIANNLVVSFHYTLTNAEGETLDQSQGEPLAYLHGAGNIIPGLENALEGKTVGEKFTVNVPAAEGYGEYNPDLVQEVPAQMFQGVDNIQAGMQFQAQTDDGVQIVTVKAVEGDNVVVDANFPLAGQDLTFEVEIVSVREASQEELDHGHVHGVGGHQH from the coding sequence ATGACTGCTATTGCAAATAACCTCGTGGTTTCTTTCCACTACACATTGACTAACGCAGAGGGTGAAACTCTCGACCAATCTCAAGGTGAACCACTTGCCTATTTGCACGGTGCAGGTAACATCATCCCAGGTTTAGAAAATGCGTTAGAAGGCAAAACTGTAGGTGAAAAATTCACTGTAAACGTTCCTGCTGCTGAAGGTTATGGGGAATACAACCCTGACCTAGTTCAAGAAGTTCCTGCGCAAATGTTCCAAGGCGTAGACAACATTCAGGCAGGCATGCAGTTCCAAGCTCAAACTGATGACGGCGTGCAAATCGTAACTGTTAAAGCAGTTGAAGGCGACAATGTTGTGGTGGATGCTAACTTCCCACTTGCTGGTCAAGACCTGACTTTCGAAGTTGAAATCGTATCTGTTCGTGAAGCTTCTCAAGAAGAATTAGATCACGGTCACGTACACGGTGTAGGCGGTCACCAGCACTAA